AGGCCAACTTTGCCTGATTCGTACTCCATGGTCTCACAATCCATCTGACCCTATGATTTTGACCGTTTGATTTTGATCTCCACGTTAATTGATCTTCACATTTTCTTGACCCATTTTTGGAAGATTCATCTTTATCATTGTATCAATTtccaaaagtgaaaaaaaaatagatatataaCTTTATAATTAAATGTATCAATATTCAAAGTGAAAAAAATAGATATATaactttataatttaaatttagattgaTATAACATCCAACAAAAATAATAACTTATAACTTATGTAAGTTGTGTACTTGCATTTCAACTATATGGATTTTGTAGATAACGATTATATATTTCAATATTATATAACTTATAACTTATATCAAATTTTGCATTTTTTGCCTGTAACGTAAATTTTTAGCTACTTTAATCAGAATTACTAGATGAACAGTCTTAACTAATACCAAAAAAGAAGACAGATGAATTCTAAAATCGCTCTAACATCTATCAAATTACATTTCTACGCGAGATATTTTTGCTCAAATAATTAGTTTAAGTGAATAGGCATATTCTGAGAAACCGGTAAAACAGACCAAATTCGATCAATTGTACACaattttacttaatatttttataaaaatttatttccacACTCAAACTTGTAACCTCAATATTATACAACAATTTTATAATTGCGTCAAGATATAAAATTGCGTCCAGATTTAAAATTACTATATGAGATATTACATGTCCACTATAATAAATAAACCCTTACGACTAGGTTTACAATCATATGACACGCCAAGAATAATGAACTAACTTTATCAAAACAAATTCTAAAAATGCAAATGATTCAATCTTTATTGATAAGATAAGTTAGACAACATTTGCATCCATAGGAATGTTTGGGCTCACTCGTGTAACTAATTTACTCATGCAATTTACTTATTAAAAAGgaaaaatacaaagtaaaaaAGAACATTTCTATGCATGATAACAACGACAAGCTATCCAATTTGCGTGTATGGAGTTAATGTTTGCTAGAACAAAGCACAAATCAAATCTCCAGTCCTCCATTTACATCACTGAGGATCACAGTGGAGTATTGTTAGGGCATAGTTTTACTATCAGGTTCCGATTTACGGGGGTATTGTATAAGGGACAAGAGAGCTGACAGGCATGGTGCCCCCACCCCCATTTATAGACAGAGAAGGGCCTCGGTGTGAGCTGGCCCTGCTAATTAGGTTGATGTCGAGGAACACGACAACAACAGTAATATCGTCGTGGAAATGCCGGCGAACACCACGGTCAATCTTCTTGAGGTCTGAGTATCTCATCTCCCTTTTCTTGGCTGCTTCATGAAGTGCAGCTTTAACGAGTCGTCGAGCACTTCCCTGCAGGAGTTTATACTAATATAAGAAGCAACTCAACTCCAATGAAACACCAGTAtcttcatgcatgattcatgaaTGAAATTACTATTATACGGTATTCACAAGTAACAATGCCAAAATATTATTAAGGTTTGTTTTCGAACAATATTCTCTTTTTCACTTGTAATCAAATGGTTGGAACAAGGGCTGAAAAAGTTGAATTTGGGTACTCACACCCCTTGAATGAAAACATGCTCACACTCTAGGACCTGGTTACAACTTACAACTTACACCGATAACAACAACACCAACCAAactttatcccactaagtggggtcggcttTAAAATTATTAGAATGACGCTCTAACCAACTGATCTAGTAGGGAAACAAAAAATTTTTAGATGTGTTCCAATGTTTGATTTCTGATGTATCATTGACTAGCTAAGGCAAACTAGAATAAAGAATTATTGTTCCTCAATTTCAAAGATGGTATTAACAGAGTTAGTGTAGCCCAAATATTGAATTAGAGGCAAGCATTTATATGCTTATAAGATTCTTTCTACATATTCTTACCTCCTACACTTGAGATCAGAAAATTGGAATCGTTATTGGGTAGGTTCCCAACCATATGACAACTGAGGCTCATTCTAATATGTGACTTGTAACATATTTGGTGGCTGAGCACTTCTTTGAAATACCAAGATTATCGGAAGAGTGTAGCATTTGTGCACTTTATAGTCAATGGCCCTCCTTATAAACAATGCAATGAAAGAAATTGAGGATCCGACTTCAGATCAGCCTAGGCTTTTGGGTTTGAGTCAGGATCAAGCCAGCAATCACCAATAATTTAGGAAATGGACAAGTGAAACAAAAGGACAATCATGCAAGTTTAAAGACAATGTCACATGGACATTGCTAAAAATACAGAGAACAGTTTCTGAAAcaacgaaggaagaagaaaggggaTTAGTAATGATATTTCAGtagcatcactcctttcatagccAACAGTGGTGAAGGAAATGGCGGAGGCATCAAGAGGATATTCCATATGATGTAAATCAGGAAAATTTGAAATGGCATTGGAATACTGTGACCCATCTTGATATGACTGGGATGGGTTGGTGAACATTTTTTAATTAccaagaatatttaaaaaattattctatgCTACCTGAGTACTCAGGTCTTCCTAGAAAATCCATAATCAATAAGAACAGAACTAATTGTCCCCAAAGTCATGATGACAAATTTTACCAATTGTAACACATCCAACCGGCGTATTACATACAATTCAAGATTCACGAGGAAGAATATTTTGTTTGTTACCAACAAGATAATTTGATCAAAAAATACAAAAGTTTCTGCAATAAGACAATGACCAAAAGAGCCCAGGgcaaaaaacaaagaagaaataaTCATCCAAACCAGAATTTGTATCATTTAAGGGAAGCAAATCGTTGTCTTCTCCTATGTTAAATGTTTGAAACGAATGCTAATGTAATTTATGGGTAGAAAACGTACACTGTGAGGGTTATTATGAACAATATCTACAGCTTCTTGGTTGCTAAGATGTTCCCAGAGTCCATCTGATGCAAATATAAGAAAGAGATCTTGAGGTTGCAATGGATGCACTGAAATGGATGGTTCCGAGCTGAGTATAGGCTTTTTGAAAGTTTCTCTTAACCGGAACTTGGCATATAATGGCTCCCGATTAAATTCTGCCTTTTTTAGGTAGACATCACCGATTGATCTAGAAACCTATATAACAAGGGAAAAGAAAGAACACAAATAATTAACAAGAATATAATTTGCAATAAACTGTGTTGATTACATAACATAGAAGATGTGTAGAAAAAAAATGGTCAAGTCAATGATTCGTTAATTGCTCGTGACAGCAAAGAAACAATAAAAATCATGCAAATGGCATAATCGCCATCATCAAGCCATGTTACCCTCAATGACTTGTGATCAGCTAAAAAGTATTAGGTGTATCAGAATATGTGTAATATTTGAATCATTAAATTACTTTTCGTTAGTAacaatatttagattaaattaaatcatttttcTTTACTTTGATCTCCCTCTACAGCTCTACCACTTTCAGCTTCACTTCCAAATCCATGATTATAACGTAGAGCACTATCAAAaacataacttttttttttctttagttatttcaaaataaaatggcACACGCCTTTCTTCTAAGGAAAAGGGGTTACTAATATTGATTATTGAATGTCCATAGTAAGAGAATGTCATTGGAAGGTATATTGCTAGGTACAAGTAATGAAGTATTATATAACAgttaatgcaaaaaaaaaaaaaaatcgaggaAAAGCAAGAAAAATAACCAACATTTATTCTCCTCTAGTGACAGGAACTTTCTCAGAATTAGTATAATGTAATCAAACCTAACAAATGGCAATTTATAACCATCTATCAGCCATTTAAATTCTCACGGAGATATTTGATCTAATGAAGCTTCCACAGTAGTATAATTAACAAGTTGAATATTGTGTTATTGATGACTCCAAAAAATTACACATTTACACCTTTGCAGGAAAAGATGAGTAAATGTGCGCCAAACGGtggagaaagggaaaaaaaacaaatccACCAGAACTTCACTATAATCAGTTTTGATTAGTTCTCATAAAATACATATAAAACAGTAATAAATTATTGAAACTGACAGAAACATAGAAACTGCCACTATTCAAAGCAGGATTAAACATTGAGACAAACAGCTTGAATTCTTCCAGAATATCAAGTCCAcagtaattttgaaaaataataaaggaTGTCTAAGGGAAACCAAAGGAGTAAGCCAAACTAAGAAAGAAAAACACCAATAAGAAAAGTGGAAGTATGATATATTACCAAATCCTGGAAGTGTCCAATAATTGGATTAACTACATAAATTATTGCCGAAGTTTCAATTTCGCACATATACTTCTAGGTTCCAATCAAGTACACAAAATTACTGGAGTAAGCCAAACTAATTACTCTTCATCTAGAGACTCCTAGTATTTGGAGGCATCAGCCTACCCAAAGTTTTAGTTTCACACATATACTTTCCTGTTCTTTCTTGCCTTGACCTTGTTGATCTACTTAACCAATAGTGGGCGGAATGCTCTCTCAATGCTCAACAAGACTAATGATCAGCTCATTGATAGGAGCAGTTATAGAACTACACATCTTATCATATGCTGATACAGTTAATACTAATAAATGTAACTCCCAGGTGGTTTGTTGTTCTCAATCTCACTCATGCAAGCCATTGCATGAACACAAAAAATTGCTGTCAACTACCATTTTCTGCAATGATGTTTTAGGCTCTTAAAAAGAATTAAAGTGTTATACTTGTTGAAACATTAAATTTCCTCATAATTCATGCATTTACTACAATGGAAATGTTATCCAACTTCTAGATTTTGCAGCATGTTGTATATGGAACCTTATTTTATCCTTATTTTCATCAATGTTGATTAATCTCTAGGCAAGTCAATATTGGCTGGCTTATCCCTAGATCCAATATACACTTTTTCAAGATTCACTAAACTTGTTGAGTAGGATGTCACATTAGGTAGATACCTTGAAGTGTGCCCTTGTCTACTTTTTGATGGCTTCTCACCTAGCCAGTCATATATGCTGGTGAATTCTCTCTCATTACCTTCAGCTAATCAATAAATTGGGCGACATAAGTTGAACTTCCAGCACTTCACAAAATCATCCAATACTCCCCTAATGACCACCCTTCATATATAATACAAAAGTCTGACACACTATATGTTTTGGTCAGCAAAGAATTCAAAATCTCTAACAACATAAGAACAAGGCCAAGCAAATGGTCTGTCTACAAGAAAAGCAGTCAGTCATAACCATAGTAAAGCAATTATAACATTGATATATTGTGTAACTTCTGTCTATATGACACAAAGGTCCACCTAGAGTTACTCCAAAATCTGAATCCCAAAGCTCCTTGCACACCAACTCTTTTGATGCATGTCTCATTACTGGTTGTTATCTACAATAAGGTATGATTACTGCCAAACATCTACAAGAATGCCCTTGATAAATCCACTGTCCTAATCATGAAAAGCATGATCACTGTCATCATTCTCATCACACTCAATAATAGCCTTTTGCTATACTTTCACCATCATAATTGTCACAATCACTTAATTGTTGGGCTCAGTTGGCTACGCTTCATCCTTAATTATTCCTGGTACTTTTCCAAGAACACACCTTAAACTTACGTCAACATAAGAGAGTGAAAAATAACAAACTCCAGCGTCTCAATATTTTGTTGCCCTAATCCACTGTCCTAATCATGAAAAGCATGATCACTGTCATCATTCTCATCACACTCAATAATAGCCTTTTGCTATACTTTCACCATCATAATTGTCACAATCACTTAATTGTTGGGCTCAGTTGCTTACGCTTCATCCTTAATTATTCCCTGTACTTTTCCAAGAACATGCCTTAAACTTATGTGAACATAAGAGACTGAAAAATAACAAACTCCAGCGTCTCAATATTTTGTTCCCAACACGATCAGCAGAGAATCTTGTAGTTGCTACCACATCTGTTACAAGACGGACAGAGAATCTGCTGATGGATCCTCCTCCTTGCATAGATTCACCAATTATTCTCTCCACTCTTTATTATGCACTAGCTCATCCACAAGAATGGATAAAGTATTAATCAAAGGTATGCTATTTTAATACAAACTTATTCACATAAAGTAGTAACCCTTGTTTAGGATCATGAAGAAAGAACTGTGGTATAATACACTATGGTTAGAACTTTGTGCAAAATTGaatgaaactaaaataaaaaagaaaccaAAAACCTGAGTTTACAATCAGTTCCAGCATGCCATTTTGTGCATCCGCATGAGTTTGCTCATAATATTATATTGAGTGAGGCTAACTTGTCAAACAAATTTCAAAGAAACAGAAAGCTTGCAGCAATATAACTTCAGAGGATATTTTTATTGAAGTTTAAAGGAGCTCAAAAGAAAAAGTATAATTTAGTTAACTAAGCTGTTCAGAAAATTTTAAGAATTAAAAATATACCCGAAGAATGAAGGAAAAACCTTTTTTTATTCATTAAAGTTCtagcaaagaaataaatatctagGCTGATGGAAATGTAATATAGGATTTTTAATGACTAGTGCTGCAACAACTAAAGTGTGACAACTGATGTTCCTATAATTATTCGATCTACATCAGGTGTCAGCAGCATTTATCTTTGTGCATTAGTATTGAAGTAACCTATTCTATTTTAAGATATATCTTCTTGATGCGTGTTATTTATTAATGATTTTCTGTCAATTGagtgagaaattttttataaagatTTCAAGTTAGTAGAACTAAAGCTACATATGAAATATTGTTTCAACAAGAAAAGAATCAAAAGAATAATTAAGATGAATAGGCTGTTAGTAATagttttagatatcttaaatatattatttaataagGAGATATTCGTGAAGATATCATTAATACGATAAGAAAATAATGTTTGAAATGGAGAGGAGCATCTAGAGTTTTGTGTAATCGTCGTATGGTGCTTAgtctaaaagaaaatttttatagcACACACTTCATATTTTATAGATAGATTCTTGGGCCGTTAGAAGCAAACACATAAAAAAATGAGTATAATAGAGATGAGAGATTGGGATTACACCAATAGGCTTTGGTCTGAGTCCACCAATAGGGATTATGTGTTGGTTATCTCcgcatgattttgttatgttttatggAACTAGTTCTCCTTAGACTATACACTTCTTCTGGACCTAAGTTACCATGATTAAGCATATCAATTTTACACATGTGCCGCTAAGAGGATAATTGTAGCTTGAgaaataattaattgattaactaCTTCATAGTAATGTTGTTTATTGATATGATTACCTTCGTGATATTGCTTTAATACTACCATTTTAATTtacataatataatataattgaaaattattgaaaatggTATACATTTCtcttattgaaaattttaaaagtaaaacaaCATTTATATGTGCCGCTTTAACTCTtattggattaaaaaaaaaaaaggttttcaAATGAGAGagttatttttctcaataaaatatcaaaacctagtgttgtgtgtgtgtgtgtgtgtgtgtgttacgCAATGTCTACTCCTATCCTACCTTGGTAACTTGATAGTCACTCATCAACCGTTTTGCTAATGTCATTTTCCCTAGCATGCATTAATCTTAGATGATTAAGAGGAAACATAGGGTGAAGAAAATTTGCTAAAGGTGATAACAAAGGGATAGAGAATGCGTAAAATTCATAATTTCAAGCCCAttgaaataaggaaatttaacaaTCATTGATTTAGATAGTCATGTCAATAAGCTAAGGGCGAAGTTGATGCTCCATCAAGTTAAATTGACAGATGCACTTAATTGAAAGAGCCTATGTAATTTAATTATTTGACTGGAATAGAATAAAAGTTTCAAGTATGGAATTAGGATTTCAGTTATAGTTCATTTATAATTGTTTTGAATTAACCCAAAAAAAATTggataaatttatcaaaattaaaaatgaatAAGAAATAAGATTTCAAGAGTATGCAAGAGACTTGCCTAATTTCGGGAAAGATTTACCCATAAAATTTTAGTTATGAATCATATCATTAAACAAAACTCTACTAAGAGATTCCCATTTTATTTGAGAGTTAAACTCCAATTTAGATTTTCATCATCACATTGCCTATAGAATACATGTTAACAAATCATGTTAATAAGATATGATACATTAGAAATAACACAAAGAAGTATAAAACAATCACAATGATTTACATAGAAATCCCAAGATAAGAAAATATACGAGCAAGGAATAGAAAGATCCCACTACAAATGAAGATAAGCCAACAAAAAGGGTTAAACAattgtactcatagaggatgatTGTGATTCATGATAAAAGGACAAATATGTTTTCTTCACAAGAGTGCTGCATATCTATAATGTTATTCTCCTCTCTATTTGGATGAATTTTCATGTGTGGtacaaatatatatacatatacttAAGACAGAACCCTAGCAACCTAAggactcaagttttaatatatgcATATATTTGTGAAGTTAGTAAGTTTTCATGCATTGTTTGATAGATTTCTAGTGgtggaaaataaaaaatagttaaaaGAAATTGGTTTGAAATAAGCAAAACCAAAACCAAATCAATTGGTTCAATTGATATTGAATTCAATTTTGGTTTGAAAATTTAAGTATGAAATTTTGGTTTAGTTTGGAATTTTCCTTGCCAACCAGCAAAATTGAACCATGTTCACCCCATTGCCAACTTTATTTTTTTGGCCATCAAGTTTGTTCGATGTCTCAACTTAAAAGAATTAGAAAGGTCTTATTTGATGTATTGTTATTGTTAGATGATGTACCAGTGGCACATGCACATTAGTCGCACATAGGGGATGTGTAGGGAGATTGGGCATGCATACATGAAAGGCATGGTCCGCTCCTAGATAGCCAGTCGGTATGGATTGGGCTTTGTCTAGCTTCATAGACTAGCATaaacataataagctacaatcaAAGTCGAGGTCACCCTTTTGGGACTTGCAAGGTGAAGTTTCAACTAAGCTCACATGATAAGTACGTCTCCACACTTCTGGATTAGCATGGAGAGGGATTTCATGTTGGGTGAGATGTCACACTCATATTAGTTTAGTGTGAGCTATGCAAAGGTCATTGGTGTGGGTGAGCAAAGAAGTGTCTCTCCCAAATAGTTAACCATCGTTTAATGGATTGGTCTCCACTTTGCTTCATTGGTTATCAGGGTCGCAACAATTTAATGCAAAGATATGAAAAATGAAGAGCCTAAATGCTATGTTAAATGAAACTCATGTCAGTACTTTCAGTAAATTAATTACAAAGAGAATTTTATTATGTAAGCACCTGGATTAAGCCCTTCACGCGCCAAACATTATGCTTCAACACAACAATTTGTTTATCTTCCGGGTGCACTGACTGCAACTCTTGTCTCATGGATTCAATTGCTACATTGTGTTCGGCTGACAACTGAACAGCCAAAACTTCTCCAGTTGCTTTGACAAGTTTCCCAAGAACGACACGGGAGTCACCAAGATTGGCAATGTACAGCATGCCACCAGTGACTACACCAACTAGACAACACGAGCCAACAGCAGCAAGCTGAGGTTTTGTTGACCATTGTGAGGCAACCAATGAGATAAAGCCTTCTTCTGTAGCTAGATAAGCCTTTCGTACTACATCCACAGATATCGATTGATGTTCGGTTGCAAatcctgaaaaaaaaaaaaagaactgtTCTAAGATGTCTATGCCTGTAAAAAGGCAGAAGATTTTGCAAGAGACTCTGAACATTGAATTGCAAGAGCACATAAAGTGGAAGAAAAGACTATCAGAAAACATGTTATGAAAGGATCGTCCAAGTAAATTTGTCCTTCAACTAGTTACCCCAAGGAGTAGAAGACACTCAATTTCTTTAGTAAGAAAACAACATTTTGAGTTATGTGAAACTTAGCATTCAAACATATATTAGTAATTCAACAACATTATTGAGATAGAAGTAGAAGAATCTATGCCAAAGCTTTCAAGATGAAACATTGGAACTTACTTTTAAGATTCTGAAATAGATGATCATTGATATAACGGGATGTTTCTGGTCCACCATGACCATCATATACACCAATAAAGGTGCCATAGGGACCAGATTCACTTAAGCTCAGTGACCCAGATTCAATCTGACACTGGTCCTCGAGCAAGTTGTTTGCTTGGACCACTGCCATAGAGAACTCTCCATAAACATGCTGTCCACTGTCCTTATACCATAGAAGCCCATCCTGCCTGCCTACATCCGAACCTGAATAGCCATATCGATCGGATGGCAGCCAACACGAACTCAGCAGGTTCATTAACGTTGCAAACATCTCTCATCTCATCCAGGCTGCCttccagctctaaccatctgctaGCGATCTATCGGAACCCAACACGTCTGAAATCCAGATGTTTCCTCCTGGAATACGAATTGACATAAATCAGTAGCGACTACAAAAGAGATGGACAGCTCGAACCAGATATCCAACATCGAAGACTATCAAAAGGTCCCAACTTTCCATTCTTGAATAAAAATTACATTACTTACTTCTTTTGGGGGGCAGGTAAAAATCAGCGACTTCAGAGCGAGTAAAGtgaatagcataaaaataaaagaataaaattttctattatcaaTAGATCATCTTAAAAGAGATGAATTCATGGGAGTTGGAAATCAAACAGGTCACAGATTCATAGCTATAAACAAAATCAGAACAAAAGCTAGTGGTTGCATCTTCTAGCAAGGAGTCACAGAAGAAAAGTGACGAAATAAATCCTCTTAGTTTCTGACACGGGATAGAAGATAAAGACCAACCAGAGATTATCAACATGATCTATCTACTCATAATTCTTCAAATCGAATATTTAATCAAATCCGATCGTCCCTCATATCTTCCATCGCAAACCAGATGCGATAACAAAAAAAAGGAGCAGCACCTTTGGAACAGGATCCACTCCGATCTGAAACGTTCAGCTACTCTCGGATCTCAGATCTGGAGGCGGCGACAGGATTGTTCCCGTAAGACTTCAAGAAGGGTTGCGCTTAGCTTACAGGCCGCGGATTTGGAGTGGAGGGAGGCCCCTTTTTGGTATCCCAACGATGGTTTAACaaacaaaatccatagacaaAAGAAAAAGGCAAAACCAGAGACGAACAGGATCAGTGATGGGCTCCACCGCCAGCGTCACCACTACCACGCCGGCCAACCGAGAGAGAGACCGTGGCAGAAGAGGAAGGTGGGAGATCAGGCAGACTCGACAACACAGATAAGTCATGGGCAActcattaaaaaatatatatctatttattaaactcatttaaaatatatatattattttcttatatatatatatattcccccGTGACACATACTCGTATGGATCGGTGCGATGGATCGATCTAGCAGGTGCGAGGAGACGAAGCGGGCCAGAATCGGCCGCAACGCTAGCAGACGCAGCGCCGTCGATTCTAACCGCGATCTGGCCGGAATCCGATCGTGGCCAGATTCCGGCCAGATCGCGACCGGATTCCAGCCAAATGGCGGTCGAAATCCGGCCGTTTCGTGGCCAAAATCGACC
This window of the Zingiber officinale cultivar Zhangliang chromosome 3B, Zo_v1.1, whole genome shotgun sequence genome carries:
- the LOC122055924 gene encoding probable protein phosphatase 2C 60; this translates as MFATLMNLLSSCWLPSDRYGYSGSDVGRQDGLLWYKDSGQHVYGEFSMAVVQANNLLEDQCQIESGSLSLSESGPYGTFIGVYDGHGGPETSRYINDHLFQNLKRFATEHQSISVDVVRKAYLATEEGFISLVASQWSTKPQLAAVGSCCLVGVVTGGMLYIANLGDSRVVLGKLVKATGEVLAVQLSAEHNVAIESMRQELQSVHPEDKQIVVLKHNVWRVKGLIQVSRSIGDVYLKKAEFNREPLYAKFRLRETFKKPILSSEPSISVHPLQPQDLFLIFASDGLWEHLSNQEAVDIVHNNPHSGSARRLVKAALHEAAKKREMRYSDLKKIDRGVRRHFHDDITVVVVFLDINLISRASSHRGPSLSINGGGGTMPVSSLVPYTIPP